A single genomic interval of bacterium harbors:
- a CDS encoding class I SAM-dependent methyltransferase, whose amino-acid sequence MRESLRLHAEDVRLLLTRKMDFVTVDCPACGSGDFRTRLEKGGFDFVACAHCETLLVNPRPSPEMLEEFYEKSQSIRHWSTKIYPASEEVRRQKIFVPRAEQVIELCRKHRVGTTTLVDIGAGFGTFGEELRKRSVFETVVAVEPSPELAASCRRKGLTVVESVFEKAEIENADVITCFELIEHLFSPRDVVRSCRESLAAGGMLILTTPNVKGFDILVLGGASDTVIGPNHLNLFHPQSLAMLLEECGLEVIDTLTPGLLDAELVRKKMLSGEVDAADHSFLRHLLIERWEELGEAFQDFLAGHRLSSHMWMVARKT is encoded by the coding sequence ATGCGCGAGAGTCTCCGCCTGCACGCGGAGGACGTCCGGCTGCTGCTGACTCGCAAAATGGATTTCGTGACGGTGGATTGTCCGGCTTGCGGGTCCGGCGATTTCCGGACGCGCTTGGAGAAGGGCGGCTTCGATTTCGTGGCGTGCGCGCACTGCGAGACGTTGCTTGTCAATCCCCGGCCCTCGCCCGAGATGCTCGAGGAATTCTATGAGAAGTCCCAGAGCATCCGCCACTGGAGCACGAAAATCTATCCGGCGTCGGAGGAGGTACGACGGCAGAAAATCTTCGTTCCGCGCGCCGAGCAGGTAATCGAACTCTGCCGCAAACACCGCGTCGGTACGACCACACTGGTGGACATCGGAGCGGGATTCGGCACGTTCGGAGAAGAGCTTCGGAAGCGAAGCGTCTTCGAGACGGTGGTGGCAGTCGAGCCTTCACCGGAGCTTGCTGCATCTTGCCGACGCAAAGGGCTGACGGTGGTCGAGAGTGTGTTCGAGAAGGCGGAGATCGAGAACGCCGACGTCATCACCTGTTTTGAGCTGATCGAGCATCTCTTCTCGCCCCGTGACGTCGTGCGGTCGTGCCGCGAATCGCTGGCGGCGGGCGGGATGCTCATCCTTACCACTCCCAATGTCAAGGGCTTCGACATTCTCGTATTGGGCGGGGCGTCGGATACGGTCATCGGCCCCAATCATTTGAACTTGTTCCATCCGCAATCGCTGGCGATGCTGCTCGAGGAGTGCGGACTCGAGGTAATTGACACGCTGACTCCGGGGCTGCTCGACGCGGAACTGGTGCGAAAGAAGATGCTCAGCGGCGAAGTGGATGCTGCGGATCATTCCTTCTTGCGGCATTTGCTCATCGAACGTTGGGAGGAGCTGGGCGAGGCGTTTCAGGATTTCCTCGCGGGGCATCGCTTGTCTTCGCATATGTGGATGGTGGCGAGAAAGACGTAG
- a CDS encoding AAA family ATPase, which yields MISRIRVKYFKRFEEQEFDLKDSIVLAGPNNAGKSTLLQAVAVWNLAMSKWRQVHPEGTKKGEGREKQRPGIPITRKDFTAIPLREMNLLWYNRSTAYSKGESKTAKQGFPKLMQITLEGKDYQTNNDWDLTFNFRYSSTEQVYATPSSTGSDLVPGAATRIQVVHVPPFSGIGSDETGYDRDYQNLLIGQGKPGDILRNLLLDVYKNSPNDEWKQLTAVFRDLFDYTLLPPKYENRPYIVSEYLPGIPLKKGFGGLPTLDISVAGSGLHQVLLLLGFFFARPASVLLLDEPDAHLHVILQKTIYDRLRSLASQRQCQLLIATHSEVLIEGTDPTKIISFFGEPHVLLNEGDRDRIREALRRLTSLDILLAEQAQFVLYVEGQSDLDILKSLAKVLNHEAYPLLMSERLFWHSNQGRHPQEARGHLFALRAKVDGIKGLLLLDGDNRNLPDQEIAADGCLSIVRWKRYEIENYLLHPNALERFITGTQQDLFAQGRIAKAKQFLRDTFPPDAIQHPHGDNPYLVSVPASKEILPALFKAVEMAVTKSEYYKIAEQMKPEEIHPEVTDILNKIVAMHDAA from the coding sequence ATGATTAGTCGCATCAGAGTCAAGTACTTCAAACGATTTGAGGAACAAGAGTTTGATCTCAAGGATAGTATTGTTCTTGCTGGTCCAAACAACGCGGGGAAGTCCACATTACTGCAAGCCGTTGCCGTTTGGAATCTAGCCATGTCGAAATGGCGGCAAGTGCATCCAGAAGGAACGAAGAAGGGCGAAGGCAGAGAGAAGCAGCGCCCGGGCATACCTATCACGCGGAAGGACTTTACGGCAATTCCACTACGAGAGATGAATTTGCTCTGGTACAATCGCAGCACGGCTTACAGTAAGGGTGAATCCAAGACCGCCAAGCAAGGATTCCCAAAACTCATGCAGATTACCCTTGAAGGTAAAGATTATCAAACAAACAACGATTGGGATCTAACATTCAATTTTCGATACAGTAGCACAGAGCAAGTCTACGCAACCCCGAGTTCAACGGGAAGCGATTTGGTACCAGGTGCTGCGACGCGGATACAAGTTGTCCATGTCCCTCCATTTTCGGGCATTGGATCCGATGAGACAGGCTACGACAGAGATTACCAGAATTTGCTTATTGGACAAGGCAAACCCGGTGACATTCTGCGTAATCTACTGCTTGATGTTTACAAGAACAGTCCCAATGATGAATGGAAGCAACTCACTGCCGTATTTCGCGATTTGTTTGATTATACTCTCTTGCCCCCTAAATACGAAAACCGTCCCTATATCGTGAGTGAATACCTGCCGGGAATCCCACTCAAAAAAGGATTTGGCGGATTGCCAACACTCGACATTTCCGTAGCAGGTAGTGGTTTGCATCAGGTATTGCTTCTGCTCGGTTTCTTTTTTGCGCGTCCTGCCTCGGTGTTATTGCTTGATGAACCAGATGCGCACTTGCACGTCATTCTCCAGAAGACCATCTATGACCGCTTGAGATCCTTAGCAAGTCAACGACAATGTCAGTTGTTGATAGCAACGCACTCGGAGGTATTGATTGAAGGCACTGATCCCACAAAGATCATCTCCTTTTTCGGCGAACCACATGTCTTGTTGAATGAAGGAGATCGAGATCGCATTCGCGAAGCACTTAGGCGACTGACAAGTCTAGACATCCTGTTGGCAGAACAGGCGCAATTTGTTCTGTATGTTGAGGGACAGTCCGATCTAGATATTCTTAAGTCGCTCGCAAAGGTGCTAAATCATGAGGCCTATCCACTGTTAATGAGCGAGCGCCTGTTCTGGCACTCGAATCAAGGTCGGCACCCGCAAGAGGCACGAGGTCATTTGTTTGCATTGCGAGCGAAAGTCGATGGCATAAAAGGTTTGCTCCTTCTGGACGGTGACAATCGTAACCTCCCTGACCAAGAGATTGCTGCAGATGGCTGTTTGTCTATCGTTCGCTGGAAGCGTTACGAAATTGAGAACTACCTTCTGCATCCTAATGCTCTTGAACGATTTATTACTGGGACACAGCAAGACCTATTCGCGCAAGGGCGAATTGCGAAGGCAAAGCAGTTTCTCCGGGATACATTCCCGCCCGATGCTATCCAACATCCCCATGGGGATAATCCTTATCTTGTTAGTGTGCCAGCCAGTAAGGAGATCCTTCCAGCCTTGTTCAAGGCTGTCGAAATGGCGGTAACAAAGAGCGAGTACTACAAGATTGCCGAACAGATGAAACCGGAAGAAATCCATCCGGAAGTTACCGATATTCTGAATAAGATCGTGGCAATGCACGATGCTGCCTAG
- a CDS encoding thymidine kinase, which yields MHPSPRNTGWIEVICGPMFSGKTEELIRRLVRAQIARQNVEIFKPQIDQRYAKTEIVSHSQMVIPSRLIESPYDILEHAREADVVGVDEAQFLGLNLVEVVQQLADEGKRIIIAGLDTDYRGMPFEPIPQLLCIAEYIDKTLAICVQCGNPAKHTQRIIESSERVLVGAREAYEPRCRKCFVPPQPLPPDVEQLALGMKKR from the coding sequence ATGCATCCTTCTCCACGCAATACCGGTTGGATTGAGGTCATCTGCGGGCCGATGTTCTCGGGCAAGACCGAGGAACTGATTCGCAGACTCGTGCGCGCGCAGATCGCGCGGCAGAACGTAGAGATCTTCAAACCGCAGATTGACCAGCGCTACGCCAAGACCGAGATCGTCAGCCATTCGCAGATGGTGATTCCGTCGCGGCTGATCGAATCACCCTACGACATCCTCGAACACGCGCGCGAGGCCGACGTGGTGGGCGTGGACGAAGCGCAGTTCCTCGGGCTGAACCTCGTGGAGGTCGTGCAGCAGCTCGCCGACGAAGGCAAACGCATCATCATCGCCGGACTCGACACGGACTATCGCGGTATGCCGTTCGAACCGATTCCGCAGCTTCTCTGCATCGCCGAATACATTGACAAGACACTGGCGATCTGCGTGCAATGCGGCAATCCCGCCAAGCACACGCAACGGATCATTGAATCATCGGAGCGCGTTCTGGTCGGCGCGCGCGAAGCCTACGAACCACGCTGCCGCAAATGCTTCGTTCCCCCGCAACCCCTGCCGCCGGACGTGGAACAACTTGCGTTGGGAATGAAGAAGCGATAA
- a CDS encoding T9SS type A sorting domain-containing protein, with translation MRLLMMFAVLTLGAAALRAQPVISLDPDSLDFGTVGIGNTRMEFITVTNTGTGILDGVIDANVGEGFSLLSGLTFSLAASDSPFVIVVAFTPPMVQSYQGAVQIATTDPNHTEVEIPLYGMGGPIESGFDLLLPAEFSSIPDVPILFTWNALNRPANVTYELTITLEDSFMGIPPVRIPNIATTSHSFNGRLYVNTAYRWYVMAYWDGQSRRSDSERAFYFQGNASFDLVSPPDNADLSGLESQVFTWTAANSLLYPNYTFLLRQMPNGTASETIAGEDTVYTLDLTALPEGQYEWWVRCLFGIREIESQTRRHFSTVVSAAEPEIALLPTKFSVNVSPNPFNPATTIHLTVPQAGLVRADVFDIMGRRIETLADERLAVGVYRFHWQPMGPAGSYFLRVIAPNGNVEVRRLLLVK, from the coding sequence ATGCGCTTGCTCATGATGTTTGCTGTCCTCACGCTCGGAGCGGCGGCGCTCCGGGCCCAACCCGTCATCAGCCTCGACCCGGATTCTCTGGATTTCGGAACCGTCGGAATCGGCAACACCCGAATGGAGTTCATTACCGTGACGAACACCGGAACCGGTATCCTCGACGGCGTGATTGATGCCAATGTCGGCGAGGGCTTCTCGCTACTCTCCGGGCTGACGTTCAGTCTGGCGGCTTCGGATTCCCCCTTCGTCATCGTAGTTGCGTTCACTCCGCCGATGGTGCAGTCCTATCAAGGTGCTGTTCAAATCGCGACCACCGATCCCAACCACACCGAAGTTGAAATACCTCTGTACGGTATGGGCGGACCCATCGAGTCAGGTTTCGATCTGCTCCTGCCCGCGGAATTCTCGTCCATCCCCGACGTTCCCATCCTGTTCACGTGGAACGCGCTGAATCGTCCCGCGAATGTCACTTATGAACTGACGATTACATTGGAAGACAGCTTTATGGGAATCCCTCCGGTTCGCATTCCCAATATCGCGACGACGTCCCATTCGTTCAACGGTCGGCTCTATGTCAATACCGCCTATCGCTGGTATGTGATGGCCTATTGGGACGGTCAGTCACGAAGGTCGGACAGTGAACGCGCATTCTATTTTCAGGGCAATGCGTCGTTCGATTTGGTGTCTCCGCCCGACAATGCCGATCTGTCCGGTTTGGAATCTCAGGTCTTCACGTGGACGGCGGCGAATTCGCTGCTCTATCCCAACTATACCTTCCTGCTGCGGCAAATGCCCAATGGTACGGCGAGCGAAACCATTGCCGGAGAGGACACGGTTTACACTCTGGATTTGACCGCGCTTCCCGAAGGACAGTATGAGTGGTGGGTGCGCTGTCTGTTCGGAATTCGGGAAATCGAAAGTCAAACCCGGCGGCATTTCTCGACGGTCGTTTCGGCGGCGGAACCGGAAATCGCATTGCTGCCGACGAAGTTCAGCGTGAACGTTTCCCCGAATCCCTTCAATCCCGCGACGACAATCCATCTAACGGTGCCACAAGCGGGATTGGTGCGCGCCGACGTCTTTGACATCATGGGACGGAGGATTGAAACGCTCGCCGATGAACGTCTCGCAGTGGGAGTGTATCGCTTCCACTGGCAGCCCATGGGTCCCGCCGGAAGCTATTTCCTGCGCGTGATCGCCCCGAATGGAAACGTTGAAGTCCGTCGTCTGTTGCTTGTCAAATAG
- the udk gene encoding uridine kinase yields the protein MPTATYSPPPGARAKRRAGFHLIGIGGGSGSGKTMVARSVEAALGPDKVLLIEQDSYYRDLAHIPLAERHQVNFDHPNAFDNDFLISHLHELLAGRTVQMPEYDYTQHTRSDKVLEIQPRPVILLDGILVFEDARLRDLMDIRVFVDTDADIRLARRIRRDISERGRNLQTVLEQYEKQVRPMHEQFVDPFKRYADIIIPQGGMNTVGVDMLVTKVRDLLRAA from the coding sequence ATGCCAACCGCAACCTATTCTCCTCCACCCGGCGCGCGTGCCAAACGCCGCGCGGGATTTCACCTCATCGGCATCGGCGGCGGCAGCGGCAGCGGCAAGACGATGGTCGCGCGCTCCGTCGAGGCTGCACTGGGACCGGACAAGGTACTGCTGATCGAGCAGGACAGCTACTATCGCGATCTCGCGCACATTCCCCTCGCCGAACGCCATCAGGTGAATTTCGATCATCCCAATGCGTTCGATAATGATTTCTTGATCTCGCATCTGCACGAACTGCTGGCCGGCCGTACGGTGCAAATGCCGGAATACGACTACACGCAGCACACGCGCTCCGACAAGGTGTTGGAAATTCAGCCGCGGCCGGTGATTCTGTTGGACGGGATTCTGGTTTTCGAAGACGCCCGGCTGCGCGATCTGATGGACATTCGCGTGTTCGTGGACACCGACGCCGACATTCGCCTCGCCCGCCGCATCCGCCGCGACATCTCCGAGCGCGGCCGCAATCTGCAAACCGTTCTCGAGCAGTACGAGAAGCAGGTGCGGCCCATGCACGAGCAGTTCGTGGATCCGTTCAAGCGCTACGCCGACATCATCATTCCGCAGGGCGGGATGAACACGGTGGGCGTGGATATGTTGGTCACGAAAGTGCGGGACCTGTTGCGGGCGGCCTGA